One Pantoea trifolii DNA segment encodes these proteins:
- a CDS encoding H-NS family histone-like protein — MSDAFKVLNNIRTLRAQARELPLTDLEEILEKLTVVVTERRDEVNAEEAQNREKEEKLSKYREMLLADGIDPNELLGALEVGKKRAKRAPRPAKYSYTDENGEVKSWTGQGRTPAAIKKALDSGKSLDTFLIK; from the coding sequence ATGAGTGACGCATTTAAAGTTCTGAACAACATTCGCACATTACGTGCGCAGGCTCGTGAACTGCCATTGACCGATCTGGAAGAAATTCTGGAGAAATTAACTGTTGTTGTGACTGAACGTCGTGACGAAGTAAACGCTGAAGAAGCGCAGAACCGCGAAAAAGAAGAGAAGCTGTCTAAATATCGCGAAATGCTGCTGGCTGACGGTATTGATCCGAACGAATTACTGGGTGCTCTGGAAGTTGGTAAAAAGCGCGCTAAGCGTGCACCACGTCCAGCAAAATATTCTTACACCGATGAAAACGGCGAAGTAAAATCATGGACCGGTCAGGGCCGTACCCCAGCTGCGATTAAAAAAGCGCTGGATTCTGGTAAAAGCCTCGATACTTTCCTGATCAAATAA
- a CDS encoding efflux transporter outer membrane subunit, which yields MKMISRSQPSLTLLALSLLLAGCAVGPDYQPPQAHTPGGYHDLPSQQASKPLAAATNPLWWKSFNDSQLDSLIERAIAGNLTLQQSVLRIAGAREQLAQARGGLFPSLNGSAKVTRQQLGLKGLLKSNGVYDQVDSDVASQLNGLDHSVTLYQGSFDASWELDLWGKVRRQMEAADAQQQAAIEQRNDALVSLEAEVARAYLQLRGSQAVLATLQQQIEVAQQTWELTKSQQQNGLAPTTDVENARAQLASLNAQLPQYQAQQQQAMNGLAVLLGKTPGALDNELMNIKPLPDLPKLVPVGIPSTLARRRPDIRQAEATLHAETANIGVSVADLFPSLSLTGQLGVRNTDASYLDDWSSHFFSVGPSLSIPIFQGGRLVSSVKLARAQQASAALDYRQTVLTALQDVENALVSYRADQQQVIALDETTGALQRAFDLASDSYRQGISTFLDVLDAQRQLAQAKAQSTQARMQSALDLVALYKALGGGWEAYQNVNLPDYSVFGPATEVH from the coding sequence CCTTCACAGCAAGCATCTAAGCCGCTGGCGGCGGCGACCAATCCGCTGTGGTGGAAAAGCTTTAACGATTCCCAACTTGATAGCCTGATTGAGCGCGCCATTGCCGGCAACTTAACGCTGCAACAATCGGTACTGCGTATTGCCGGTGCGCGCGAGCAGCTGGCGCAGGCGCGCGGTGGCTTATTTCCGTCGCTTAACGGCTCGGCAAAAGTCACACGCCAGCAATTGGGTTTAAAGGGTTTGCTGAAATCCAACGGCGTTTATGACCAGGTTGATAGCGATGTCGCCAGCCAGCTTAACGGCTTAGATCATTCCGTTACGTTGTATCAGGGCAGCTTTGACGCCAGCTGGGAACTGGATCTGTGGGGCAAAGTGCGCCGCCAAATGGAAGCCGCAGATGCGCAGCAGCAGGCGGCAATCGAGCAGCGCAACGATGCGTTGGTGTCGCTGGAAGCTGAAGTCGCGCGTGCCTATCTGCAACTGCGCGGTTCGCAAGCGGTGCTGGCGACCTTGCAACAGCAGATCGAGGTGGCGCAGCAAACCTGGGAACTGACCAAAAGCCAGCAGCAAAATGGCTTAGCGCCCACCACCGATGTGGAAAACGCCCGCGCGCAGTTGGCCTCACTGAATGCGCAGCTGCCGCAATATCAGGCGCAGCAGCAGCAGGCGATGAACGGTTTGGCGGTGCTGTTGGGTAAAACGCCGGGCGCGCTGGATAATGAACTGATGAACATCAAGCCGCTGCCCGATTTGCCGAAATTGGTGCCGGTGGGCATTCCGTCCACGCTGGCGCGGCGACGTCCGGATATTCGTCAAGCTGAAGCCACGCTGCATGCGGAAACCGCGAACATTGGCGTATCGGTTGCTGACCTGTTCCCCAGCTTGTCGCTCACCGGGCAACTGGGTGTACGAAATACCGATGCCAGCTATCTGGATGACTGGAGCAGCCACTTCTTTAGTGTTGGGCCGTCGCTATCGATTCCTATATTTCAAGGCGGCCGTTTAGTTTCCAGCGTGAAACTGGCGCGCGCGCAGCAAGCCAGCGCGGCGCTTGATTATCGGCAAACGGTATTAACCGCGCTGCAGGATGTGGAGAATGCGCTGGTGAGTTATCGCGCCGATCAGCAGCAGGTTATTGCACTGGATGAAACCACCGGCGCACTGCAACGCGCATTTGATTTAGCCAGCGACAGTTATCGTCAGGGTATTTCTACGTTCCTCGATGTATTAGATGCGCAGCGACAACTGGCACAAGCCAAAGCACAATCGACGCAGGCGCGCATGCAAAGTGCGCTCGATTTAGTGGCGTTATATAAAGCGCTGGGTGGTGGCTGGGAAGCTTATCAAAATGTCAACCTGCCGGACTATTCTGTGTTTGGTCCCGCGACAGAAGTGCATTAA